The Cydia fagiglandana chromosome 4, ilCydFagi1.1, whole genome shotgun sequence genome has a window encoding:
- the LOC134663418 gene encoding uncharacterized protein LOC134663418 encodes MSPLARSLLAFAALLAAVDAQGTCTTKIIGRRTDKEQPLGPVYIPYGRSEVQFNNYCPPPMHNVGERITVCNKTPGYPPAPPVIYDPPYGQITPVDIECQDPAGCIVNSVEYCDY; translated from the exons atgtcGCCGCTCGCCCGCTCGCTGCTCGCGTTCGCCGCGCTGCTCGCCGCCGTCGACGCTCAAGGCACTTGCACTACAAAAATAATTG GTCGACGAACTGACAAAGAACAACCTCTAGGTCCGGTATATATACCCTACGGGCGTTCGGAAGTCCAATTCAAT AATTATTGCCCCCCACCGATGCATAACGTTGGTGAAAGGATAACCGTCTGCAATAAAACCCCAGGCTACCCTCCTGCTCCTCCTGTGATCTACGATCCGCCTTATGGCCAGATCACACCCGTGGACATCGAATGTCAAGATCCCGCCGGATGCATTGTGAACTCTGTCGAGTACTGCGACTATTGA
- the LOC134664083 gene encoding uncharacterized protein LOC134664083 codes for MSPLASLLFTLAALLAAANAQSNCNTVLIGQTTPVTIVSNPVTFPAGGGSVNIDDWCQQQRKGVAVGNSVTACNANQRGAAPNITPAYSNRLSPVAVTCPDACPLGGAVTVVQYCL; via the exons ATGTCGCCGCTCGCCTCCTTGCTGTTCACGCTCGCCGCACTGCTCGCCGCCGCCAACGCTCAGAGCAACTGCAATACTGTACTAATTG GGCAGACAACTCCGGTGACTATAGTCTCCAATCCAGTCACCTTTCCTGCTGGAGGTGGAAGCGTTAATATTGATGAT TGGTGTCAACAACAGCGTAAGGGAGTGGCAGTCGGTAATTCGGTGACTGCGTGCAATGCGAACCAGCGCGGCGCAGCGCCCAACATCACCCCGGCGTATTCCAACAGGCTCTCGCCGGTGGCCGTCACGTGCCCCGACGCCTGCCCGCTAGGTGGCGCTGTGACAGTTGTGCAATACTGCTTATAA
- the LOC134664084 gene encoding uncharacterized protein LOC134664084, translated as MPAAAAAAAAMSTLVRSLLALAALLAIFSLLALLPKVSHVSNASHEEICITELFGRKSLDDLYGRPIRFYTGGGLIDIPDGCKKQEKRLLGVLVKVCNNNQDGRSGAPSVVEVGDFSPLNVTCADGCPGGGSLTYTQYCHFRI; from the exons atgcccgccgccgccgccgccgccgccgccatgtcAACGCTCGTCCGCTCGCTGCTCGCGCTCGCCGCACTACTCGCGATATTCTCGCTCTTAGCGCTACTTCCCAAAGTTTCCCATGTTTCCAACGCTTCCCATGAAGAAATCTGCATTACTGAGCTATTTG GCAGAAAATCTTTAGACGACTTATACGGAAGGCCAATCAGGTTTTATACCGGAGGCGGTCTTATCGACATTCCAGAT GGTTGTAAAAAACAAGAGAAAAGGCTATTGGGTGTGCTCGTCAAGGTCTGCAATAATAACCAGGACGGGCGGAGCGGTGCGCCCAGCGTCGTGGAGGTTGGAGACTTCTCGCCGCTCAACGTGACGTGCGCCGACGGGTGCCCCGGCGGCGGCTCCTTAACCTACACGCAGTACTGCCACTTCAGGAT ATAA
- the LOC134664085 gene encoding uncharacterized protein LOC134664085, protein MPPPYNIKMSPIARSLLALAVLVAAADAQSNCRTVLFGVATSDPINFQPTQYKAGGARLYMENECQNQQRRMLAGELVTACDYNPNGVAPDITEVAPPQYSPVDVRCLDGCPGGGIVKIVQYCY, encoded by the exons ATGCCGCCGCCGTACAATATTAAAATGTCGCCGATCGCTCGCTCGCTGCTTGCGCTTGCTGTGCTGGTCGCCGCCGCCGATGCGCAGAGCAACTGCAGAACTGTGCTGTTTG GCGTCGCAACTAGTGATCCAATAAACTTCCAGCCTACCCAATATAAGGCTGGAGGTGCACGACTCTATATGGAAAAT GAATGTCAAAACCAGCAAAGAAGAATGTTAGCGGGCGAGCTGGTTACGGCGTGCGATTATAATCCGAACGGCGTCGCGCCGGACATCACTGAAGTGGCCCCTCCCCAGTACTCGCCCGTAGACGTGAGGTGCCTCGACGGCTGCCCCGGGGGCGGTATCGTAAAAATTGTGCAATATTGTTATTGA